One window of Acetomicrobium thermoterrenum DSM 13490 genomic DNA carries:
- the gyrB gene encoding DNA topoisomerase (ATP-hydrolyzing) subunit B: MKTTVADLKEYTANDIQILEGLEAVRRRPSMYIGDTGIRGLHHLVYEVVDNAIDEAMAGYCDQVSVIVYPDGSVSVEDNGRGIPVDTHPKVNKPAAEVVLTILHAGGKFDNKAYQVSGGLHGVGVSVVNALSTWLELIIWRDGMEWHQRYSRGVPQCELTPVGKADRTGTKVHFLPDDTIFEEKDFSFDVLSSRLREIAFLVPGLKIDLKDLRNNKSVAFKYDGGVISFVEYLNRDKNPLFKEPIYIKGDKDDVLVEVALQYNDSFQERVFAFANLIHTVEGGTHVVGFRTALTRAVNEMARRQKLLKDKDANLSGDDLKEGLTAIISVKLKEPQFEGQTKTKLGNSDVRGIVDSIVYDGLMAFLEEKPDCLRPIVEKAIKARQARDAAKKARELVRRKSAFGGLDLPGKLADCSSKDPEECELYIVEGDSAGGSAKQGRNRTFQAILPLRGKILNVEKARLDKVLSNAEIRTIIQALGCGIGEDFDVNKLRYHRVIIMTDADVDGAHIRTLLLAFFYRFMPGIIEGGHLYIAQPPLYRVQAGKSEYYCYSDKELRNLADKLANKKISVQRYKGLGEMNPEQLWKTTMDPNERILKRVDVEDALAADEYFTILMGDKVEPRREFIESHANEVRNLDV, encoded by the coding sequence ATGAAGACAACAGTCGCTGATTTAAAGGAATATACTGCAAACGATATACAGATTTTGGAAGGCCTTGAGGCGGTCCGCCGCAGGCCGAGCATGTACATCGGCGATACGGGCATCAGAGGCTTGCATCATCTGGTCTACGAAGTGGTGGATAACGCCATAGATGAAGCAATGGCGGGATATTGCGATCAGGTGAGCGTGATCGTTTATCCCGATGGCAGCGTGTCCGTGGAGGATAACGGAAGGGGTATACCCGTAGATACCCATCCGAAGGTGAATAAGCCTGCGGCGGAAGTGGTGTTGACGATTCTCCACGCCGGGGGCAAATTCGACAACAAAGCCTACCAGGTATCGGGTGGGCTGCACGGTGTCGGCGTATCCGTCGTCAACGCCCTTTCGACATGGCTTGAGCTTATCATATGGCGTGACGGGATGGAGTGGCATCAACGCTATTCCAGGGGTGTTCCCCAGTGCGAATTGACCCCTGTGGGCAAGGCCGATCGGACTGGCACTAAAGTGCACTTCTTGCCCGACGATACTATCTTTGAAGAAAAGGATTTTTCCTTTGACGTTTTAAGCTCCAGGTTGCGGGAAATTGCCTTTTTGGTGCCTGGCTTGAAGATAGATCTGAAGGATTTGAGGAACAACAAATCTGTTGCCTTTAAATACGATGGCGGTGTGATTTCCTTTGTGGAGTATCTGAACAGAGACAAAAACCCTCTGTTCAAGGAACCAATTTACATAAAGGGAGATAAGGACGATGTCCTTGTGGAAGTTGCCCTCCAGTACAACGATTCCTTTCAGGAGAGGGTCTTTGCCTTCGCCAACCTAATCCATACAGTAGAAGGCGGCACACATGTGGTGGGTTTCAGGACGGCTTTGACCAGGGCTGTAAACGAAATGGCGAGGAGGCAGAAACTTTTAAAGGACAAGGATGCAAACTTGTCGGGCGATGATTTGAAAGAGGGGCTTACTGCGATAATATCGGTTAAGCTTAAGGAGCCCCAATTCGAAGGACAGACCAAGACGAAGCTTGGTAACAGCGATGTCAGGGGTATAGTGGATTCGATCGTTTACGATGGGCTGATGGCCTTTTTGGAGGAAAAGCCCGATTGTTTGAGGCCTATCGTTGAAAAGGCCATAAAGGCAAGGCAGGCGAGGGATGCAGCGAAAAAGGCGAGGGAGCTGGTCAGGCGAAAATCGGCCTTTGGAGGGCTGGACTTGCCGGGCAAGCTGGCCGACTGTTCCAGCAAAGATCCCGAAGAGTGCGAGCTTTACATAGTGGAGGGAGATTCGGCGGGAGGCAGCGCAAAACAGGGCAGGAACAGGACCTTTCAAGCGATACTACCCCTTCGCGGCAAGATACTCAACGTCGAAAAGGCGCGCCTCGACAAAGTTCTGTCAAATGCCGAAATCAGGACGATTATTCAAGCCCTAGGTTGCGGAATAGGGGAGGATTTCGACGTCAATAAACTTCGCTACCATAGGGTCATAATAATGACCGATGCCGACGTCGACGGCGCACATATCAGGACCCTTTTGCTCGCCTTCTTTTATCGTTTCATGCCGGGAATAATCGAGGGAGGGCACCTCTATATCGCTCAGCCCCCTCTTTATAGGGTACAGGCGGGCAAAAGCGAATATTACTGTTACTCCGATAAGGAGTTGCGCAATCTGGCGGACAAACTTGCTAACAAGAAGATATCGGTGCAGCGTTACAAGGGCCTTGGCGAGATGAACCCCGAACAGCTGTGGAAGACGACGATGGATCCCAACGAAAGAATACTGAAGCGCGTTGATGTAGAAGATGCCCTCGCTGCCGACGAGTATTTCACGATATTGATGGGAGACAAGGTGGAGCCCCGAAGGGAGTTTATAGAGAGCCACGCTAACGAAGTGAGAAATTTGGATGTATAA
- a CDS encoding M20 family metallopeptidase produces MEISYERLVSKAEDAVDRYSGEAVALSDYLAEHPEVSEREFQSSKRHAELLRRHGFEVEYPFLDIPTAFCAKKSNGEGAKVALLVEYDALPEIGHACGHCLHGAMSTLAGIGLAPLLDEGDIKGTLFVIGTPAEETNGAKVTMAEKGVFDDLDLAVMIHSSGNKSYVRYRSLAMDAMEFSFKGKPAHAASCPWEGRNALNGVQLFFHALDMLRQHIRSEARMHGIIHRGGDAPNIVPEAAACRFYFRAPTRAYLDHLVERIRKISLGAAMATETEVEMKNFEFSFDNMLSNEAAESKMEEIMKGLGIEISEEEGYEGSSDMGNVSHRCPALQPKLAISDEPLVTHSREFAEAVTTSRAHEALILGSRALVRMALAIYCDGDLRRAVREDFERAKHGEELF; encoded by the coding sequence ATGGAAATTTCGTACGAAAGATTGGTTTCTAAGGCAGAAGATGCGGTCGATCGATATTCGGGCGAAGCTGTCGCTTTGAGCGATTATCTGGCAGAACATCCCGAGGTCTCGGAAAGGGAATTTCAGTCTAGCAAAAGACACGCGGAGCTGCTCCGCCGTCACGGTTTTGAGGTCGAATACCCCTTTTTAGACATTCCCACGGCATTTTGTGCAAAAAAATCCAACGGAGAGGGTGCGAAGGTGGCTTTATTGGTCGAATACGACGCCCTTCCCGAGATCGGCCATGCTTGCGGGCATTGTCTCCATGGTGCCATGTCTACCCTTGCCGGCATAGGGCTGGCTCCTCTCCTGGATGAGGGAGATATCAAAGGCACCTTATTTGTTATAGGGACTCCAGCAGAGGAGACGAACGGAGCGAAGGTCACTATGGCGGAAAAGGGCGTGTTCGATGATCTTGATCTTGCCGTCATGATTCACTCTTCCGGGAATAAAAGCTACGTCAGATACAGGAGCCTCGCCATGGATGCCATGGAATTTAGCTTCAAAGGAAAACCCGCCCATGCGGCAAGTTGCCCCTGGGAGGGCCGTAACGCCTTGAATGGCGTTCAGCTGTTTTTTCACGCCCTGGACATGTTGCGCCAGCACATTCGATCGGAAGCGAGGATGCACGGGATAATACATAGAGGTGGCGATGCGCCAAATATCGTTCCGGAAGCTGCTGCCTGCAGATTTTACTTCAGAGCGCCCACCAGGGCTTATCTGGATCATTTGGTAGAACGAATCAGGAAAATCTCCCTGGGCGCGGCCATGGCAACGGAGACGGAAGTAGAGATGAAGAACTTCGAATTTAGCTTCGACAATATGTTGAGCAACGAGGCGGCGGAAAGTAAGATGGAGGAAATAATGAAAGGCCTTGGCATAGAAATAAGCGAAGAGGAGGGTTATGAGGGTTCTTCCGACATGGGCAACGTGAGCCATCGCTGCCCCGCTTTGCAGCCAAAACTGGCTATAAGCGATGAACCTCTGGTGACCCACAGTCGAGAGTTCGCAGAAGCAGTGACGACTTCCAGGGCGCACGAGGCTTTGATCTTAGGCAGCAGGGCTTTGGTCAGGATGGCCCTGGCCATTTATTGCGACGGAGATCTTAGGAGGGCTGTCAGGGAGGATTTTGAAAGGGCCAAGCATGGGGAAGAACTTTTTTGA
- a CDS encoding threonine ammonia-lyase — protein sequence MISLEDVKKARERIKDWIHETPLFSSATFSLWSGNEVYLKAENLQKSGAFKFRGAMNFMLSMDEEERKKGVVTGSSGNHGQALACAAKILGVKAIVVVPEDASSAKVAAIEGYGALVERCGRSSTERISRAMEIAEQRGMTFVPPFDHPWIMAGQGTTGLEILDELPDVDAVLVPCGGCGLISGVATALKESSKKVKVYGVEPERSNSTYLSLKAGHIVELKNIETIADGLRTASPGKITFPIVQKYVDDVLLVSEEEIKNTVLLLLERAKLLVEPSGAVPVAALLYGKVPFKSKKTVALMSGGNVDLLTLSKWIEESKA from the coding sequence ATGATTTCTTTGGAAGACGTAAAGAAGGCGAGAGAACGAATAAAGGATTGGATTCACGAGACGCCGCTTTTTTCTTCGGCTACCTTCAGCTTATGGTCCGGAAACGAGGTTTATCTAAAGGCGGAAAATTTACAGAAAAGCGGAGCCTTTAAATTCAGGGGAGCGATGAACTTCATGCTTTCTATGGATGAAGAGGAGAGAAAAAAGGGAGTGGTTACGGGATCCTCGGGAAATCACGGTCAGGCCCTTGCCTGCGCAGCCAAGATTTTGGGTGTAAAGGCGATAGTGGTAGTTCCTGAAGATGCTTCTTCCGCTAAAGTGGCTGCTATCGAAGGATACGGAGCACTTGTAGAAAGATGCGGACGTTCGTCGACGGAACGCATATCAAGAGCTATGGAGATAGCAGAACAAAGAGGGATGACCTTTGTACCCCCCTTTGACCATCCTTGGATCATGGCAGGTCAGGGAACGACTGGTCTCGAGATCCTGGACGAATTGCCCGACGTCGATGCCGTCCTTGTCCCATGTGGTGGTTGTGGTCTGATCTCAGGAGTGGCCACGGCCCTAAAGGAATCCTCTAAAAAGGTCAAAGTTTACGGTGTAGAACCTGAGAGGAGCAACAGCACCTATTTGTCCCTTAAGGCCGGTCACATAGTAGAACTTAAAAACATCGAGACGATTGCAGATGGCCTGAGGACTGCAAGCCCCGGGAAGATTACCTTTCCGATAGTTCAGAAATATGTAGATGATGTCCTTCTGGTGTCGGAGGAGGAAATTAAAAATACGGTTCTCTTGCTTCTGGAAAGGGCTAAATTGCTCGTGGAGCCGTCGGGAGCGGTACCCGTTGCCGCACTTTTATACGGGAAAGTTCCCTTTAAGTCCAAGAAAACAGTGGCCTTGATGTCGGGCGGAAACGTAGACCTCTTGACCCTTAGTAAGTGGATAGAAGAATCGAAGGCATAA
- a CDS encoding DUF523 domain-containing protein, producing MKLLVSACLVGCRCRYDGKSYEDEILRALVEKGLALSACPEVLGGFAIPRPRAEIVDGTGEDVLLRRARVINENGEDVTPQFVRGAFKFLDLAIKNNIKYAILKDKSPSCGVYNIYDGSFTGKLKQGRGVSSALLRKWGIIIYSSGQIK from the coding sequence GTGAAACTTTTGGTCAGCGCCTGTCTGGTAGGATGTCGCTGTAGATATGACGGCAAGTCCTATGAGGATGAAATTTTAAGGGCCTTAGTTGAAAAAGGCCTGGCGTTATCGGCTTGCCCGGAGGTGCTTGGAGGGTTTGCAATACCCAGGCCCAGGGCTGAAATAGTCGATGGGACGGGAGAGGACGTTTTGCTTCGACGTGCCAGAGTCATAAATGAAAACGGAGAGGATGTAACGCCACAATTTGTTAGAGGAGCTTTTAAGTTTTTGGATTTAGCGATAAAGAACAACATTAAATATGCTATCTTAAAGGATAAAAGTCCATCCTGTGGTGTATATAACATTTACGACGGATCCTTCACGGGTAAACTTAAGCAGGGCAGAGGTGTATCCTCTGCCCTGCTTCGTAAATGGGGAATAATTATATATTCCAGCGGTCAGATAAAATAA
- a CDS encoding nitroreductase family protein has protein sequence MDVIEAIQKRRAINFFDSAKEVPDETIQKLLELGSLAPSSFNLQPWEVIVVKNPERKKALRRCASGQPKVEEASAVLIFIADPGAVEKNLDKILDKNVELGYMKPEGRQGTTEMVHNLYGPKESVKRKIFAAKNTAFFAMTVMIAAQGLGLETHPMDGFDEEAIKKEFGISEDKIIPCIVALGYMREGINLLPRFRFPVKEIAKFL, from the coding sequence ATGGACGTTATAGAGGCCATTCAAAAGAGGAGAGCCATTAACTTCTTCGATTCCGCTAAGGAAGTACCTGATGAAACGATACAGAAATTGCTCGAGCTCGGCAGCCTTGCCCCATCTTCTTTTAATTTGCAACCCTGGGAAGTCATTGTAGTTAAAAATCCCGAGAGGAAGAAAGCCTTAAGGCGCTGTGCCTCCGGCCAGCCTAAGGTGGAAGAAGCCTCGGCAGTTTTGATATTCATAGCCGATCCAGGTGCTGTGGAAAAGAACCTGGATAAAATACTGGACAAGAATGTCGAGCTTGGCTATATGAAACCGGAAGGACGCCAGGGAACGACAGAAATGGTCCATAACTTATACGGTCCAAAGGAAAGCGTCAAAAGGAAGATCTTCGCCGCCAAGAACACGGCCTTTTTCGCCATGACCGTCATGATTGCCGCACAGGGCCTGGGGCTTGAAACCCATCCCATGGATGGTTTCGATGAGGAGGCCATAAAGAAAGAGTTCGGCATATCGGAAGATAAGATCATACCCTGTATCGTTGCCCTTGGCTATATGAGAGAGGGGATAAATTTACTGCCCAGGTTCCGCTTCCCCGTAAAGGAGATAGCGAAGTTCCTTTAA
- a CDS encoding VIT1/CCC1 transporter family protein, translated as MKDIETKLDAKTKEAVLKSQKTEMTEHVVYKRLAKKQRGRNAEILEQISEDEARHASIWERYTNTKVRPNPVAVILYSFLNMLFGITFTLKLMELNEDRAQKKYKKFLTLLPDAEEVLKEEEKHEQALLDLIDEERLKYTSSIVLGLNDALVELTGTLAGLTFALANSRIVGLAGLITGIAASLSMAASEYLSQKSEERDTHPLRASVYTGVAYIITVALLIFPFFVSSSVYAALAWSLINALIIIALFTFFVSVVRSVSFKPMFTEMALVSFGVAAISFVIGSIANKLLGGSL; from the coding sequence ATGAAGGATATTGAAACGAAACTGGACGCAAAAACTAAAGAGGCAGTTTTAAAATCGCAAAAGACTGAAATGACGGAACATGTCGTCTACAAGAGGTTAGCTAAAAAACAGCGCGGCAGGAACGCGGAAATTTTAGAACAAATATCTGAAGACGAGGCTCGACATGCTTCAATATGGGAAAGATATACGAACACAAAAGTAAGGCCAAATCCTGTGGCCGTTATCTTGTACTCATTTTTGAATATGTTATTTGGAATTACCTTCACCTTAAAACTCATGGAGCTAAACGAAGACAGGGCTCAGAAAAAATACAAGAAGTTTCTGACGCTCCTTCCGGACGCCGAAGAAGTATTAAAGGAAGAGGAAAAACATGAGCAAGCTCTGCTGGACTTGATTGACGAAGAGAGGCTAAAATACACCAGCTCAATAGTATTAGGGCTAAACGACGCGTTGGTGGAGCTTACCGGAACTTTGGCCGGACTGACTTTTGCTTTGGCAAACAGCAGAATAGTCGGTTTAGCCGGCCTGATTACGGGCATCGCCGCATCGCTATCTATGGCAGCCTCGGAATACCTCTCCCAAAAGTCGGAGGAAAGAGATACCCACCCATTGCGGGCTTCTGTATATACAGGAGTGGCTTACATCATAACAGTCGCTTTGCTCATATTTCCCTTTTTCGTATCCTCTTCGGTATATGCAGCGTTGGCATGGAGCTTGATCAACGCCCTCATTATCATTGCTCTGTTTACCTTCTTCGTTTCCGTCGTGAGGTCCGTCAGCTTTAAGCCAATGTTCACCGAAATGGCTTTGGTGAGTTTCGGCGTCGCCGCCATCTCCTTCGTCATAGGTTCCATCGCCAATAAACTATTGGGCGGTTCCCTCTAA
- a CDS encoding fumarylacetoacetate hydrolase family protein, whose product MKIVRFVAPKGSIHWGIVEENEIKETEGLLGSFTGKNFVLSEVRLLAPVEPSKIVCVGKNYVDHIEEMDGDVSSLPKEPGLFLKAPNALADPEDIIPYPAFTKEFHYEGELAVVIAKPMKEVPEDEALNYVLGYTCAFDLTARDAQREDLQWIRAKSADKFCPIGPWIETRLDPTDLGIKTEVNGQIRQNSRTSLMIFSVRRILSYISSFMTLFPGDVVLTGTPSGVGELRRGDVVSVTVEWIGTLKISIGSQK is encoded by the coding sequence ATGAAAATTGTTCGTTTCGTGGCCCCAAAGGGGTCAATTCATTGGGGTATAGTCGAAGAAAATGAGATCAAAGAGACAGAAGGTTTGTTGGGATCTTTTACGGGAAAGAACTTTGTTCTTTCCGAAGTGAGGCTCTTGGCCCCCGTTGAGCCGTCAAAGATCGTGTGCGTCGGGAAAAATTACGTCGATCACATCGAGGAAATGGACGGGGATGTAAGCAGTCTTCCAAAGGAGCCCGGACTTTTTTTAAAGGCACCGAATGCTTTGGCCGATCCTGAGGACATAATACCCTACCCTGCTTTCACTAAGGAATTCCACTACGAAGGAGAGCTTGCGGTGGTAATCGCTAAACCGATGAAAGAGGTTCCGGAAGATGAAGCATTAAACTATGTGTTGGGTTATACCTGCGCCTTTGATCTTACAGCTAGGGACGCTCAGAGGGAAGACCTGCAGTGGATAAGGGCCAAATCGGCCGATAAATTTTGTCCCATCGGTCCCTGGATCGAGACCCGGCTCGATCCCACCGATCTCGGCATAAAAACGGAAGTGAACGGACAGATAAGGCAAAACAGCAGGACATCCCTTATGATATTTTCCGTCAGGAGGATATTGAGCTACATATCTTCTTTCATGACATTATTTCCTGGAGATGTGGTTTTGACGGGAACTCCTAGCGGCGTTGGAGAGCTTCGCAGGGGGGACGTCGTTTCTGTAACAGTGGAGTGGATAGGAACCCTTAAAATTTCCATAGGCAGTCAAAAATAA
- a CDS encoding dicarboxylate/amino acid:cation symporter — MTDSRIGLLKNYGFPVILLISIAVGSTIGALMGKEALVFKPLGDVFINLMFMIVVPLVFCTITNAVAGMSSLKRLGKVLGTTISIFLITGVIAAVLMLAAVVFFPPAQGIVIEGVAPQDFEPLNTAEQIVKAFTVEDFADLFSRRHILPLIIFSILLGVSLNALGEKARPVVNIVSILSDAMLQLVKIVMYYAPIGLGAYFATLVGDFGPQLLGSYARAMIVYHTVTFAYFFIAFSVYAYISTDGEGIAPFWKNMITPAITALATGSSNATLPVNLEAARNIGVPEDIRNMVLPLGATIHMEGSCLSGILKISFLFGFYGLSFSGVNTFVTAIAIAALSGVVLSGIPGGGLVGEMLIVSLYGFPPEAFPIIATIGFLVDPAATMVNATGDTASSMLVARFLEGKNWFRKAGH; from the coding sequence ATGACCGATAGTAGGATAGGCTTGTTAAAGAATTACGGATTTCCCGTAATCTTGCTGATATCTATAGCAGTAGGTTCGACTATCGGCGCCTTAATGGGCAAAGAGGCATTGGTCTTCAAGCCCTTAGGCGACGTCTTTATAAATCTAATGTTCATGATAGTCGTGCCATTGGTATTTTGTACCATAACGAACGCTGTTGCCGGAATGTCGTCTCTTAAACGTTTGGGAAAAGTGCTCGGAACGACTATATCTATTTTTCTCATAACCGGCGTCATAGCTGCCGTACTAATGCTCGCCGCCGTAGTATTTTTTCCTCCTGCACAGGGCATAGTGATAGAGGGAGTTGCTCCTCAGGATTTCGAGCCTTTGAACACAGCCGAACAAATCGTAAAAGCCTTCACGGTAGAGGATTTTGCTGACCTATTTTCGAGACGGCACATTTTACCCCTGATAATCTTTTCCATATTGCTGGGCGTCAGTTTGAACGCCCTCGGCGAGAAAGCTCGCCCCGTAGTTAATATCGTATCAATACTATCCGATGCCATGTTGCAACTGGTCAAGATCGTAATGTATTATGCCCCCATCGGGCTTGGGGCTTACTTCGCCACCCTGGTAGGCGACTTCGGACCGCAACTTCTCGGTTCATACGCAAGAGCCATGATAGTCTATCACACCGTTACCTTTGCCTACTTTTTCATCGCCTTCAGCGTCTATGCTTACATTTCGACGGATGGCGAGGGCATAGCCCCTTTCTGGAAGAACATGATCACCCCCGCCATTACTGCCCTTGCAACGGGAAGCAGCAACGCCACACTGCCCGTAAATCTGGAGGCCGCGAGAAATATTGGAGTTCCGGAAGACATAAGAAACATGGTCCTGCCCCTGGGAGCGACAATTCACATGGAAGGATCGTGCTTGAGCGGCATACTTAAGATATCCTTTCTCTTTGGCTTTTACGGGTTGAGTTTCTCAGGCGTGAACACCTTCGTCACCGCCATCGCAATTGCCGCCTTAAGCGGAGTAGTCCTCTCGGGGATTCCCGGAGGCGGCCTGGTGGGCGAAATGCTGATCGTAAGCTTATACGGTTTCCCCCCGGAGGCCTTTCCCATAATAGCAACCATCGGCTTTCTCGTCGATCCGGCAGCTACCATGGTCAACGCCACGGGTGACACGGCCTCCTCCATGCTTGTGGCCCGATTCCTCGAAGGTAAAAATTGGTTCAGGAAGGCAGGGCACTAA
- the dapF gene encoding diaminopimelate epimerase, translating into MISFVKAHGNGNDFIIIENKEGTYSDDGLSDLAKKICRRKTSLGADGVLVLEGSKTFDFYMRLFNADGSEGEMCGNGARCIARYAFEKGHAKSDMTFETKAGPLRASVNPPWATIDMGEIDVSNLKEGKINAFDKEIPYMAFYVGVPHCVLFFPGFRDIPRDSLLFLARHMRRKGAIFDEGTNVNFAERNKDCIVAMTYERGVEDFTLSCGTGSIACCLASHLFFGSPLSMKVKNPGGVNKVALRLTSEKVFEASLSGKALIVAEGLITEEALSEEEGFK; encoded by the coding sequence ATGATATCCTTTGTAAAAGCCCATGGCAACGGCAATGACTTCATTATAATAGAAAACAAAGAAGGGACATACAGCGACGATGGGTTATCCGATCTGGCAAAGAAGATATGCCGCAGAAAGACTTCTCTGGGCGCAGATGGAGTCCTGGTGCTCGAGGGTTCGAAAACGTTCGATTTTTATATGAGGCTTTTCAACGCCGACGGATCGGAGGGAGAGATGTGCGGGAACGGTGCCAGGTGTATCGCGAGGTACGCCTTTGAAAAAGGCCATGCGAAAAGCGACATGACCTTTGAGACCAAAGCCGGCCCCTTAAGGGCTTCCGTAAATCCTCCCTGGGCTACAATTGACATGGGCGAAATCGATGTCTCAAACCTGAAAGAGGGGAAAATCAACGCCTTTGACAAAGAAATTCCCTATATGGCCTTTTACGTTGGCGTACCTCATTGCGTCCTCTTTTTTCCTGGATTTCGGGACATACCGCGCGACAGTTTGCTTTTCCTTGCACGCCATATGCGCCGGAAGGGCGCGATCTTCGACGAAGGGACAAACGTAAACTTCGCAGAGAGGAATAAAGACTGCATAGTGGCGATGACATACGAACGAGGGGTGGAGGATTTCACCCTCTCCTGCGGCACGGGATCCATAGCCTGTTGCCTCGCATCCCATCTGTTTTTCGGTTCTCCTCTTTCGATGAAGGTTAAAAATCCGGGGGGCGTAAATAAAGTGGCATTGAGGCTCACATCCGAAAAGGTCTTCGAGGCCTCTCTTTCGGGTAAAGCTCTAATAGTGGCAGAAGGACTTATTACGGAAGAGGCCTTGTCAGAAGAAGAAGGCTTTAAATAA
- a CDS encoding HD domain-containing phosphohydrolase — MPTFDENPFKIAIIITDELGKVISASSSIVYFIGLSPKELIGRSICEFVDEKDLPTAKECLLKCLSKDGGSVTTAYQVLNPQKKSKNLVLATYHGLLKDVNPKGIAISWSDISKETKARQELKRERARLQYLFYDNPEAIVLTDKNNFIVEVNDPFCKLFGYDKEEVRGKHVDEIVAKDSPYFEEASHLSSLVTSGKALDLESVRKKKDGTLFEVAITAIPVKFGDEFFGIYTIYRDISERKRAARKLKEYVGYLERAWIQTISALGFALEQRDPYTAGHQRRVAELAKAIALKLQLTEDDVKALYMASLVHDIGKIRIPAEILTKPSKLTFEEYELVKTHPRVGFEILKSIEFPWPIAEIVYQHHEKLDGSGYPRGLWRSEIHPLALILTAADVVEAMVSDRPYRKGLPVVTVLAEIEAFKDTYYDPWVVEACSSLLKNGEFSFKD; from the coding sequence ATGCCTACATTTGACGAGAACCCGTTCAAGATCGCAATAATCATTACGGACGAATTGGGAAAGGTTATATCTGCTTCATCGAGCATCGTATATTTCATCGGCCTTTCGCCGAAAGAGCTGATCGGAAGATCAATCTGTGAATTTGTCGATGAAAAGGACTTACCGACGGCGAAAGAATGCCTTTTGAAATGTCTATCGAAAGATGGTGGTTCCGTAACAACGGCGTACCAAGTCTTAAACCCTCAAAAAAAGAGCAAAAACCTAGTGCTGGCCACCTATCACGGATTATTAAAAGACGTCAATCCAAAGGGCATAGCAATTAGTTGGAGCGATATTTCCAAGGAGACGAAAGCCCGACAGGAATTGAAAAGGGAGAGAGCACGCCTTCAATATTTATTTTACGACAATCCAGAGGCCATAGTATTGACGGATAAAAACAACTTTATCGTTGAAGTTAACGACCCTTTCTGCAAACTTTTCGGATACGATAAAGAGGAAGTTAGGGGAAAGCATGTCGACGAGATCGTGGCAAAAGACTCCCCCTACTTCGAAGAGGCATCTCATTTGAGCTCCCTGGTAACTTCCGGCAAAGCTCTCGATTTGGAATCGGTGAGAAAGAAGAAGGACGGCACCCTTTTCGAAGTAGCCATTACCGCAATCCCCGTTAAGTTCGGTGACGAATTCTTCGGAATATACACTATTTATAGGGATATATCCGAAAGGAAAAGGGCCGCACGAAAGCTGAAAGAATACGTCGGCTACTTAGAAAGGGCATGGATTCAGACTATATCGGCTTTGGGTTTCGCATTGGAACAAAGAGACCCTTACACGGCAGGTCATCAACGGAGGGTCGCAGAATTAGCCAAAGCCATAGCCTTGAAGTTACAGTTGACAGAAGATGACGTTAAGGCCCTCTATATGGCTTCCCTAGTTCACGACATAGGCAAGATTCGCATTCCTGCGGAGATACTGACCAAACCGTCGAAACTTACCTTCGAAGAATACGAGCTCGTGAAGACGCACCCCCGTGTAGGATTTGAAATCTTGAAAAGTATAGAGTTTCCGTGGCCCATAGCCGAGATCGTCTATCAGCATCACGAAAAACTGGACGGCAGCGGGTACCCGCGAGGGCTATGGAGAAGCGAAATTCACCCCTTAGCCCTCATACTGACCGCCGCCGACGTAGTGGAGGCCATGGTTTCAGACCGGCCCTACAGAAAGGGGCTCCCCGTAGTAACCGTCCTTGCGGAAATAGAGGCCTTCAAAGACACGTATTACGATCCTTGGGTAGTGGAAGCCTGCTCAAGCCTACTTAAAAACGGCGAATTTTCCTTCAAGGACTAG